In one bacterium genomic region, the following are encoded:
- a CDS encoding prolyl oligopeptidase family serine peptidase, protein MHYLVITLFFAFAVRAAETPISGWKVSPVTPLPPAAFEDSSLKTVELLNYVRLDWPSSQLDVSEWSNQWETELTFRTEAPRAYGVAATYLTADRFAKAKLVATGTRPFTVHSSGKELGKAASTDSGRYEVISEITLDRSRMQIVIVTVSQTTDSGAWRVSAVVKTDSASLAKVQSGTALPFRPAHFERESDLEDFGGLALSPDGKYLALQRSIRVGDDNKKVSWYEIWDVELSMPYHVFSSKDGMSKLKFSHDGKSLYYLSQQEEGAEVWRMNIASRTSERLLASVKGLESFQVSPDGKQVVYALSKEKPENKSSYELFREIEDRLPTFNNRRELYLADLTTGVSRKLTMTGDFEVEKWSLSPSGKQLVLLRSFPLSVRPYSKQEFWTLDLVSGESKYVFTHNNVELPQNICWIDDSRIAYSAGAHDASPDDTTFHNSAQLVAYTLNLRTGEHRNLTGGEEFSLLDEGSDPKIFYNPRDRHLYFHVARGGHVQFAKCSPDGKSIVYRPFKSRYDFTDTPAFAANGTRIAYAASGFGSPKALAVLDVAASRERVLFDPNAKIAADWELGTMEEANFVNRLGIQIDGWLYKPADFTPDQTWPLIVYFYAGVSPRDVRFSYTYQFWLANGYVVYVLNSVGAFGRGQEFADYHANDWGTEATQDVIEGTQKLLAAHPYLDSTRMGCYGGSYGGFIVLDLLTKTSMFKTAIDMYGISNITNYFGGGTWGYWYGEIAAPGSFPWSHRDVFVDKSPIYNADKIKTPLLILHGGADNNVPWIESDQMFVSLKLLGQEVVYARFKDETHNINTKYSNLVEHRQMMLEWFDRYLKDQPEAWESRMNSYPR, encoded by the coding sequence ATGCATTATCTCGTCATCACCCTCTTCTTTGCATTCGCAGTCCGTGCTGCGGAAACTCCGATCTCCGGATGGAAAGTCTCTCCGGTCACTCCGCTTCCCCCGGCGGCTTTTGAAGACTCTTCGCTCAAGACGGTCGAGCTACTGAACTACGTTCGGCTGGATTGGCCGTCCAGTCAGCTTGATGTATCTGAGTGGTCGAATCAGTGGGAGACCGAACTGACTTTTCGCACCGAGGCACCGCGCGCCTACGGAGTTGCGGCAACCTATTTAACTGCCGACCGCTTTGCAAAGGCGAAACTCGTGGCGACCGGTACGCGGCCGTTTACAGTACATTCGAGCGGCAAAGAGCTCGGGAAGGCCGCATCTACGGATAGCGGCCGATATGAGGTCATATCAGAAATTACCCTCGACCGCTCGCGGATGCAGATCGTGATAGTAACTGTTTCTCAGACGACCGACAGCGGAGCTTGGCGTGTTTCTGCGGTGGTCAAGACGGATTCCGCTTCTTTGGCCAAAGTTCAGTCGGGTACGGCTTTGCCGTTTCGCCCAGCACACTTTGAACGTGAATCCGACCTTGAAGACTTCGGCGGACTCGCACTGTCCCCCGACGGAAAGTATCTTGCACTTCAACGTTCGATTCGTGTCGGCGATGACAACAAGAAGGTATCATGGTACGAAATCTGGGACGTAGAATTGTCTATGCCTTACCACGTTTTCAGCAGCAAAGACGGCATGTCGAAGTTGAAATTCTCTCACGACGGCAAGTCACTCTACTATCTGTCGCAGCAGGAAGAAGGCGCGGAAGTTTGGCGCATGAACATCGCCTCGCGAACGTCCGAAAGACTGCTCGCTTCTGTCAAAGGCCTTGAGAGTTTTCAGGTTTCCCCCGATGGCAAACAAGTCGTATACGCCCTAAGCAAAGAGAAACCCGAAAACAAGTCAAGCTACGAGCTGTTTCGAGAAATTGAAGATCGCCTGCCGACATTCAACAATCGTCGCGAACTGTATTTAGCAGACCTTACGACTGGCGTGTCGCGCAAGCTTACGATGACTGGAGACTTTGAAGTTGAGAAATGGTCGCTATCGCCCAGCGGCAAGCAGCTCGTGCTGCTGCGCAGTTTCCCCTTGTCCGTGCGGCCGTATTCGAAGCAGGAATTCTGGACGTTGGATCTGGTTTCAGGAGAGAGTAAGTATGTTTTCACTCACAACAACGTGGAACTACCACAAAACATCTGCTGGATAGATGACAGCAGAATTGCCTATTCCGCTGGAGCCCACGACGCTTCGCCTGATGATACGACCTTTCACAACTCTGCGCAGCTCGTTGCCTATACATTGAATTTGCGCACCGGCGAGCATCGCAATCTGACAGGCGGGGAGGAATTCTCGCTGTTGGACGAGGGAAGTGATCCCAAAATATTCTATAACCCGAGAGATCGTCATCTCTATTTTCATGTTGCACGTGGCGGACATGTTCAGTTTGCAAAGTGCTCGCCGGACGGCAAGAGCATTGTCTATCGCCCGTTCAAGAGCCGCTACGATTTCACAGACACCCCGGCCTTCGCGGCAAACGGAACACGGATCGCATATGCCGCATCCGGTTTTGGCTCGCCCAAAGCTCTCGCCGTCCTTGACGTTGCTGCAAGTCGAGAGCGTGTCCTGTTTGATCCCAATGCAAAGATAGCAGCCGACTGGGAATTGGGGACAATGGAAGAGGCCAATTTTGTGAATCGCCTTGGGATTCAAATAGACGGTTGGCTCTACAAACCGGCCGACTTCACCCCTGATCAGACGTGGCCGCTGATTGTCTATTTCTATGCGGGCGTCTCACCTCGAGATGTACGATTCAGCTACACCTATCAATTCTGGCTTGCCAATGGCTACGTGGTCTACGTGCTGAATTCTGTTGGAGCGTTTGGTCGGGGACAGGAGTTCGCGGACTACCATGCCAACGACTGGGGAACGGAAGCGACGCAGGACGTCATCGAGGGAACACAGAAACTACTTGCCGCACACCCATACCTGGATTCCACGCGGATGGGATGTTACGGCGGGAGTTATGGCGGTTTCATTGTGCTTGACCTGCTGACAAAGACCTCGATGTTCAAGACCGCGATAGACATGTACGGGATTTCGAATATCACAAACTACTTTGGCGGCGGAACGTGGGGGTATTGGTATGGAGAAATTGCTGCGCCGGGGAGTTTCCCCTGGTCGCACCGCGATGTATTCGTTGACAAATCGCCGATCTACAATGCGGATAAAATAAAGACTCCCTTGCTGATTCTGCACGGCGGGGCAGATAATAACGTGCCATGGATCGAGTCCGACCAGATGTTTGTGAGTTTGAAACTGCTCGGACAGGAAGTGGTGTATGCCCGTTTCAAGGATGAAACTCACAACATCAATACAAAGTACAGCAACCTCGTCGAACATCGCCAGATGATGCTTGAATGGTTCGACAGATACCTGAAAGACCAACCCGAGGCTTGGGAATCGCGGATGAACTCCTACCCAAGATAG
- a CDS encoding spore maturation protein — protein MKEWILQAAQTASDWAIPLLFLIIVIAATVKKVKLYEEFVEGAKDGFNVGVRIIPYLVAVLCAIAIFRSSGALDFAVNGLSFILEPLGIPPEVLPMALVRPLSGSGALGVLSEGLDTYGPDSLLGNTLSVMMGSTETTFYVLAVYFGSVSVRKTRHTLPACLIGDAAGLLAAIYVSKFFFN, from the coding sequence ATGAAAGAGTGGATTCTACAGGCCGCTCAAACGGCATCAGATTGGGCGATTCCGCTGCTTTTCTTGATCATTGTGATTGCTGCGACTGTCAAGAAAGTCAAGCTCTATGAAGAATTTGTGGAAGGAGCCAAGGACGGCTTTAACGTAGGTGTGCGCATCATTCCCTATTTGGTCGCAGTTCTGTGTGCCATAGCAATTTTCAGGTCATCAGGGGCGCTGGATTTCGCCGTCAACGGCCTGAGCTTCATTCTTGAACCACTGGGCATTCCTCCTGAAGTGCTGCCAATGGCACTGGTGCGCCCGCTCTCGGGTTCTGGTGCTCTTGGCGTGCTTTCCGAAGGATTGGATACATATGGGCCGGATTCACTGCTCGGCAACACGCTGTCCGTCATGATGGGTTCGACAGAAACCACTTTTTACGTGTTGGCAGTCTATTTCGGCTCAGTGTCAGTGCGCAAGACACGCCATACCCTGCCCGCCTGTCTTATCGGTGACGCGGCGGGTCTGTTAGCTGCGATTTATGTCAGCAAGTTCTTCTTCAATTAG
- a CDS encoding nucleoside recognition protein, which yields MLTGRMADVTKAVIEAAKTSVELSIGLIGIMALWLGFMKLAEGAGLVQALARLLRPAMKRLFPDVPPEHPAMGSMLSNIAANMLGLGNSATALGLKAMQDLKSLSKHAETATNAMATFLTINTTSVTVIPATVIAMRASAGSENPAGIIGAAIIATICSTAVGVTMAKLLEKRKAYRLPEEEATQ from the coding sequence ATGTTGACAGGCAGAATGGCGGACGTTACAAAAGCTGTCATAGAGGCCGCAAAGACCTCCGTTGAGCTGTCAATCGGCCTCATCGGAATCATGGCTTTATGGTTGGGTTTTATGAAGTTAGCGGAAGGGGCTGGCTTAGTCCAGGCTTTGGCTCGTCTACTCCGGCCTGCCATGAAGAGGCTTTTCCCGGACGTGCCTCCCGAGCATCCGGCGATGGGGTCAATGCTCTCGAATATCGCTGCGAACATGTTGGGTTTAGGTAACTCGGCGACAGCGCTTGGCCTGAAGGCGATGCAAGACCTGAAGAGTCTTAGTAAACATGCCGAAACCGCAACAAATGCGATGGCGACCTTTCTCACCATAAACACCACGTCTGTGACAGTTATCCCGGCAACCGTGATCGCCATGCGTGCCTCGGCAGGGTCGGAGAATCCTGCCGGAATAATTGGCGCAGCAATCATCGCGACTATCTGTTCGACGGCGGTCGGCGTGACCATGGCGAAGCTGCTCGAGAAGCGCAAAGCGTATCGTCTGCCGGAGGAGGAAGCAACGCAATGA
- the ispG gene encoding flavodoxin-dependent (E)-4-hydroxy-3-methylbut-2-enyl-diphosphate synthase has translation MGSCTDKPAIGLALPEPVEFSPKSFRHKRVRECRIGAVTIGGDHPVAIQSMTLTDTRDAKATLEQIHRLEEAGCEIIRVAVPDDEAAGALPEIKKNMRVPLVADIHFHYKLALKAIDAGVDKIRINPGNLGGEGRAKVVTKAAREAGVAMRVGVNSGSLEKDIIDKYQGPTPMGMVESAIRHLEFLEDEGFTNTTVSLKASNVPRMIEAYTLFRERSDYPLHLGVTEAGPLFTGSIKSALGIGYLLQNGIGETLRVSLTADPVQEVKVAWEILKSLGLRTKGVNLVACPSCGRCEVDLLDLTARVEQAVSKIEKPLHIAVMGCVVNGPGEAREADLAVVGGKGKGLLMKDGKVVATLPEEELIPALLREADAYDVSQRPAGKARFIASA, from the coding sequence ATGGGCAGTTGTACAGACAAGCCAGCCATAGGGTTGGCTCTGCCGGAGCCAGTGGAGTTCTCCCCGAAATCGTTTCGTCACAAGCGCGTGCGGGAGTGCCGAATCGGCGCGGTGACCATCGGAGGAGACCATCCGGTAGCGATTCAATCCATGACGCTGACGGACACGCGCGATGCCAAAGCGACCCTCGAGCAGATTCATCGCCTCGAAGAAGCAGGTTGTGAGATCATTCGTGTTGCGGTTCCAGATGACGAGGCAGCAGGCGCGCTGCCCGAAATCAAGAAGAACATGCGCGTTCCGCTGGTGGCCGACATTCACTTTCACTATAAGTTGGCGCTCAAAGCGATTGACGCAGGAGTCGATAAAATCCGCATCAATCCCGGAAATCTGGGAGGCGAAGGCCGCGCGAAAGTCGTGACGAAAGCGGCCCGCGAGGCTGGAGTGGCGATGCGCGTGGGTGTGAATTCGGGTTCGCTGGAAAAGGATATCATTGACAAGTATCAGGGCCCGACACCCATGGGCATGGTCGAGTCGGCGATTCGGCATCTGGAGTTTCTGGAGGACGAGGGATTCACAAACACCACAGTGTCTCTGAAGGCTTCCAATGTGCCGCGCATGATTGAAGCGTATACGCTGTTTCGTGAACGTAGCGACTACCCGCTGCATCTGGGAGTGACCGAGGCGGGACCACTCTTTACGGGTTCAATTAAGTCCGCGCTCGGTATTGGCTATCTTCTGCAAAACGGCATCGGCGAGACGCTGCGAGTGTCACTCACGGCGGACCCGGTGCAGGAAGTCAAGGTAGCGTGGGAGATTCTTAAGTCACTTGGTCTGAGGACAAAAGGTGTGAATCTGGTGGCGTGCCCGTCCTGCGGACGCTGTGAAGTGGACTTGCTGGACCTGACAGCCCGCGTGGAACAGGCCGTTTCCAAGATAGAGAAGCCACTGCATATTGCGGTAATGGGCTGTGTTGTGAATGGTCCCGGTGAAGCGCGCGAGGCAGACCTCGCGGTTGTCGGCGGCAAGGGCAAAGGCCTTCTGATGAAAGACGGCAAGGTCGTGGCAACGCTGCCTGAAGAAGAACTCATCCCCGCCCTGCTCCGCGAAGCCGATGCTTACGATGTTTCGCAAAGACCGGCTGGGAAAGCTCGGTTCATAGCAAGCGCTTAA
- a CDS encoding cupin domain-containing protein, producing MPTKISIADAFARIDDYEHPRIAALVNECAVKFVKLKGDFVWHHHDVEDELFMVVQGKLLMKLRDGDVEVSAGEMILIPHGVEHCPVAIEEVHLILFEHANTVNTGNVFNEKTRVTTENLEHFTPLSSGNRRESIEH from the coding sequence GTGCCCACCAAGATCTCCATCGCAGACGCATTTGCCCGCATCGATGACTACGAGCATCCGAGGATTGCCGCGCTGGTCAATGAGTGTGCGGTCAAGTTCGTCAAGCTGAAGGGGGACTTCGTCTGGCATCATCATGATGTTGAGGATGAACTCTTCATGGTCGTGCAAGGCAAACTGCTGATGAAACTGCGTGACGGCGATGTTGAGGTGAGTGCCGGTGAGATGATTTTGATTCCGCACGGCGTCGAGCATTGTCCCGTCGCCATTGAAGAAGTGCATTTGATCTTGTTCGAGCACGCGAATACAGTGAATACGGGAAACGTCTTCAACGAAAAGACGCGCGTGACTACCGAAAACCTTGAACACTTTACCCCTTTATCCTCCGGAAACCGGAGGGAGTCCATAGAGCATTGA
- a CDS encoding oxidoreductase: MSSLVENIQVEPRKGPKYNFFDVEVVRITDVTPSVKLFDLRVPERDSYNFKAGQFIQLDFPSIPAKVTRRSYSIASAPNGTNEIQLCVGRVPDGLATRILFEETKPGSHLKGTDAIGHFVLPEVVEKETCFISTGVGIAPFRSMLLDGYARGIIKAPVSLFFGNRYESDILYREDFEKMRREHGLHFFPVLSRQHDWHGPQGHVHLHYTKHFSDRRPATFYLCGWRAMLDDARAHLTEMGYDRKDVKIELYD, translated from the coding sequence TTGAGCAGCTTAGTAGAGAACATCCAGGTTGAGCCTCGGAAGGGGCCGAAATACAATTTCTTCGACGTCGAGGTTGTCCGCATTACCGATGTCACTCCGTCCGTCAAGCTTTTCGACCTTCGTGTGCCGGAACGCGACTCCTACAACTTCAAAGCCGGGCAGTTCATCCAGCTTGACTTCCCGTCGATTCCCGCCAAAGTCACGCGCCGCAGCTACTCGATTGCGTCGGCGCCAAACGGAACAAACGAGATTCAGCTTTGCGTGGGCCGCGTGCCGGATGGGCTGGCGACACGCATCTTGTTTGAAGAGACGAAACCCGGGTCGCACTTGAAGGGAACAGACGCCATCGGCCACTTCGTGCTTCCCGAAGTCGTCGAGAAGGAGACATGTTTCATCTCGACAGGCGTAGGGATCGCGCCGTTTCGTTCGATGCTGCTCGACGGTTACGCGCGGGGAATCATCAAAGCGCCTGTGAGCCTGTTTTTCGGCAACCGTTACGAATCTGACATACTCTATCGCGAAGATTTTGAGAAGATGCGGCGCGAACATGGGCTGCACTTCTTCCCCGTCCTGTCGCGGCAGCACGATTGGCACGGACCGCAGGGGCATGTTCACCTGCATTATACCAAACATTTTTCCGACCGCCGTCCAGCTACTTTCTATCTCTGCGGTTGGCGGGCGATGCTTGATGACGCTCGCGCACATCTGACCGAGATGGGCTATGATCGGAAAGATGTGAAAATCGAGCTTTACGACTAA
- a CDS encoding NifU family protein encodes MSTIETTTDLDQELAQKVTRLLDMFRPIFQSEGGDAQLLSLKDGVATISMGGGCDGCGGSLSAMEGGVTRTLLEKVDGLKDVLIVQ; translated from the coding sequence ATGAGCACCATTGAAACGACGACCGATCTCGATCAGGAACTGGCACAGAAAGTGACCAGACTGTTGGATATGTTTCGTCCGATCTTTCAGTCAGAAGGCGGGGATGCGCAGCTTTTGTCGCTGAAGGACGGCGTAGCGACGATTTCCATGGGCGGAGGATGTGACGGCTGCGGAGGATCTCTTTCGGCTATGGAGGGCGGCGTCACGCGCACGCTGCTGGAAAAAGTGGACGGCCTCAAGGATGTGCTGATTGTCCAGTGA
- a CDS encoding cytochrome c biogenesis protein ResB has protein sequence MVKILDRIWLIFSSVKLTIVLLFLFAIAMGYGTWIETVYSNGAARILIYRTWWFDLMIVLLALNLIGCTLRRAPYSPHQYPWLLTHISLLLIMAGSLVTHRFGMQGQMVILEGETENRFGLEQLDLENWETTIGEERVLPFGVHCVNFEQVFYPGTGMTSLFKSHVIVDDPGNPERIEWDVILNHPLVYKGYKISQASWIDLPDGRQATVLGVSYDPGIPYLYIGGSLLVLSMVGIIFLKPWLKRRFPPKQRLTQRELLENTEMTEELMAESPNLKEGANV, from the coding sequence TTGGTAAAGATACTCGACCGGATTTGGCTGATCTTCTCATCGGTCAAGCTGACCATCGTGCTGCTGTTCCTGTTCGCAATTGCGATGGGCTACGGCACATGGATTGAGACCGTCTATTCAAACGGGGCAGCACGGATACTCATCTACCGCACATGGTGGTTCGATCTGATGATTGTGCTGCTCGCGCTGAACCTGATCGGCTGCACGTTGCGACGCGCGCCTTATTCCCCGCATCAATACCCGTGGCTACTCACGCACATTTCGCTCCTGTTGATTATGGCCGGCTCATTGGTCACCCACAGGTTCGGAATGCAGGGGCAGATGGTGATTCTGGAGGGCGAAACCGAGAACCGATTCGGACTCGAACAGCTCGACCTTGAGAACTGGGAGACAACGATCGGTGAAGAGCGTGTGCTGCCCTTCGGCGTTCATTGTGTCAATTTCGAACAGGTCTTCTACCCGGGCACAGGCATGACGTCGCTGTTCAAGTCGCACGTGATCGTGGATGATCCCGGTAATCCCGAGCGGATTGAATGGGATGTTATTCTCAATCACCCGCTGGTCTACAAGGGCTACAAAATCAGTCAGGCATCATGGATTGACTTGCCCGATGGACGGCAAGCCACAGTGCTCGGAGTATCCTATGACCCGGGTATCCCCTACCTGTACATCGGTGGCAGTTTGCTCGTGCTGTCCATGGTCGGGATTATCTTTTTGAAGCCGTGGCTGAAACGACGATTTCCCCCGAAGCAGCGCTTGACGCAGCGGGAATTGCTCGAGAATACTGAAATGACTGAGGAATTGATGGCTGAATCTCCCAACCTTAAAGAGGGAGCCAACGTATGA
- the ccsA gene encoding cytochrome c biogenesis protein CcsA, with protein sequence MKKALILLVALLAVLTLAQAEEKFDWNLAGKIVVQDGGRLKPLDTFARELVTDVIGKDRYEGQHPVETYFRWMAEGSRWSQMPLLYLPKGDLRQELGLQDQPGSRFSIAELHGKPRLMQIVMEAQQAQKAGEKLTFTQSKANEVLHKLNVLASVFSHDLPLFVPPLSGDAKTVTWMTMPQMLALVDHDSVHGRATNDVYSTLGLAFAGMYHSVSDNRPDMFNSSAEMFVTMQSSLLEGQPEISSTLRWEIFYNRLQPFFWARLLLLLGAALFAFSYRERFAKWRGSGAYAMFGGLLLYSAGMFLRWQIGGRAPWSNMYESLLAIGWAVVIVSLIYELVKRDRIFGLSGSLMGGIVLWLAHYANLDRGINPLVPALQSYWLIYHVIIVLASYGCFAIAMVIGHILLIGATKTKGNITPPLARMAGANLHVIQVGSVLLIFGILLGAVWADSSWGRFWGWDPKETWALITWFVYIAFLHGRSAGWLNWKGLAFVSVAAFPVVVMTYYGVNFYLSGLHSYGAGSSPGIPWEAFAYLFIEAGFLGWVAMKLKGKWGNMTPKRPSSDTATAPRAMHEPAGANP encoded by the coding sequence ATGAAGAAGGCCCTGATCCTGCTCGTCGCCTTGCTGGCGGTCTTGACTTTGGCACAGGCGGAAGAGAAATTCGACTGGAACCTCGCCGGCAAGATTGTCGTGCAGGACGGCGGACGTCTGAAACCGCTCGACACTTTTGCACGCGAACTTGTCACTGATGTCATTGGCAAAGACCGTTACGAAGGACAGCATCCCGTAGAAACCTACTTCCGGTGGATGGCGGAAGGAAGCCGCTGGTCACAGATGCCGTTGCTGTATTTGCCCAAAGGAGATTTGAGGCAGGAGCTTGGATTACAGGATCAGCCCGGCAGCCGCTTCTCGATCGCCGAGTTGCACGGCAAGCCGCGTTTGATGCAGATTGTCATGGAGGCTCAACAGGCGCAAAAAGCAGGCGAGAAGCTGACCTTCACCCAGTCGAAGGCCAACGAAGTCCTGCATAAACTGAACGTGCTCGCGTCCGTGTTCAGCCATGACCTGCCGCTGTTCGTCCCGCCGCTCTCGGGCGACGCGAAGACGGTGACTTGGATGACGATGCCTCAAATGCTGGCGTTGGTCGATCACGACTCCGTGCACGGACGTGCTACCAACGATGTGTATTCGACGCTCGGATTGGCGTTCGCCGGAATGTATCACTCCGTGTCGGATAATCGACCGGATATGTTTAACAGCTCGGCGGAGATGTTCGTCACTATGCAGAGTTCGTTGCTTGAAGGGCAGCCTGAAATTTCATCGACGCTGCGCTGGGAGATTTTCTATAACCGTCTGCAGCCGTTCTTCTGGGCGCGTCTGCTCTTGCTGCTGGGTGCTGCTCTGTTTGCGTTCAGCTATAGAGAACGTTTCGCGAAATGGCGTGGCAGCGGTGCCTATGCGATGTTCGGGGGCCTGCTGCTGTATTCTGCAGGGATGTTCTTGCGCTGGCAGATCGGCGGGCGTGCACCGTGGTCGAATATGTACGAATCACTGCTGGCAATCGGTTGGGCAGTTGTTATTGTCTCCTTGATCTACGAATTAGTGAAGCGTGACCGGATTTTCGGTTTGTCAGGTTCGTTGATGGGCGGTATCGTGTTGTGGCTCGCGCACTACGCCAATCTGGATCGCGGAATCAATCCGCTGGTGCCCGCGCTCCAGAGCTACTGGCTGATTTACCACGTGATTATCGTGCTCGCAAGCTACGGTTGTTTTGCGATTGCGATGGTGATCGGGCACATCCTGTTGATTGGCGCGACGAAAACCAAAGGGAATATCACACCGCCGCTCGCGCGCATGGCAGGGGCAAATCTGCACGTTATACAAGTCGGATCGGTGTTGCTCATTTTCGGGATTCTGCTGGGCGCAGTTTGGGCGGATTCGAGCTGGGGCCGCTTCTGGGGTTGGGATCCGAAGGAAACTTGGGCGCTGATTACGTGGTTCGTTTATATTGCATTCCTGCACGGCCGCAGCGCAGGATGGTTAAACTGGAAGGGTTTAGCGTTTGTTTCCGTTGCCGCTTTCCCTGTAGTCGTCATGACATATTACGGCGTGAACTTCTATCTTTCCGGACTGCACAGCTACGGCGCGGGATCGTCCCCGGGTATCCCTTGGGAAGCTTTCGCCTATTTGTTCATAGAGGCTGGATTCCTCGGATGGGTTGCCATGAAGCTCAAAGGAAAGTGGGGCAACATGACTCCCAAGCGACCTTCGAGTGACACGGCGACCGCTCCTCGAGCTATGCATGAACCTGCTGGAGCTAACCCTTGA
- the dxs gene encoding 1-deoxy-D-xylulose-5-phosphate synthase, with product MEDYPLLARVDSPEDLRKLSLDELELACAELRRYLWDTINAVGGHLAASLGVVELTAALHYVYNTPEDRIVWDVGHQGYIHKILTGRRDKLPTIRSLGGISGFLKRNESEYDTFGAGHASTSLSAAYGMAVARDMKGEGHSVVSVIGDGGMTGGLAFEALNNAGHSGRDFTIILNDNRMSISPNVGAVPKFLAKMETNPLLARIKDEMWDLMGKSPVGAKTMRDFAGRFEASLKGLVSPGMLFEEFGFQYFGPFDGHNVREAVEILRNIKASHKHPVIVHFLTRKGKGYDVAEADSVTWHAVKTPAKVEPKPEANAEPEKEAYMNIFGKAVIQEAKRDSRVCVITAAMKEGTGLVEFAQECPQQFFDVGIAEGHAVTFAAGLAAEGMRPIAAIYSTFLQRAYDHVLHDCGIQHLPVLLCMDRGGLVGEDGPTHHGCYDLGYLSTIPGIVVCAPRDGQELRNLIHTGLHWHDGPFAVRYPRDKAPDHVRWDEPPALLKVGSWEVLREGKKVAVLAVGTMVEAARKVILAEEYNVTLVNCRFVKPMDDMLLEQLLDSHDAVLTIEEGTAFGGFGSQVAMYLKSNGHEHLFHALHLPDSYIEHGSRTQILEVAGLSPRHISEAINGLLRAERPTKQGSAPKDLITSGPSRGDVE from the coding sequence ATGGAAGACTATCCTTTGCTTGCGCGTGTGGATTCTCCAGAGGATCTGCGTAAGCTCAGCCTCGATGAATTGGAACTTGCCTGCGCAGAATTGCGCCGCTATTTGTGGGACACCATCAACGCGGTTGGCGGACACCTCGCCGCGTCACTCGGTGTCGTAGAATTAACGGCCGCACTGCACTATGTCTACAATACGCCTGAAGATCGTATTGTTTGGGACGTCGGGCATCAGGGATATATTCATAAGATTCTGACCGGCCGCCGCGACAAGCTGCCCACCATTCGCAGTCTGGGAGGAATATCCGGTTTCCTGAAACGGAATGAAAGCGAGTACGACACGTTCGGCGCGGGTCACGCCTCCACCTCTCTTTCCGCCGCATACGGAATGGCGGTTGCCCGTGACATGAAAGGTGAAGGCCACAGCGTCGTTTCGGTTATCGGCGATGGCGGCATGACGGGAGGGCTTGCGTTCGAGGCCTTGAACAATGCAGGTCACTCGGGCAGGGATTTCACGATTATCCTGAACGACAACCGGATGTCCATTTCTCCGAATGTCGGCGCTGTTCCGAAGTTTCTGGCTAAGATGGAGACGAATCCCCTGCTCGCCCGCATTAAAGATGAGATGTGGGACCTGATGGGCAAGTCGCCGGTTGGAGCAAAGACGATGCGGGATTTTGCAGGTCGTTTCGAGGCATCGCTCAAAGGACTTGTGTCGCCCGGTATGTTGTTTGAAGAGTTCGGTTTTCAATACTTCGGGCCGTTTGACGGACACAACGTGCGCGAGGCCGTAGAGATCCTGAGAAACATCAAGGCGTCGCATAAACATCCTGTGATCGTGCATTTTCTGACGCGCAAGGGGAAAGGTTACGACGTTGCAGAGGCGGATTCTGTGACATGGCACGCCGTGAAAACTCCCGCGAAAGTCGAGCCAAAGCCTGAGGCGAACGCCGAGCCGGAAAAGGAAGCCTACATGAACATCTTTGGCAAGGCGGTGATTCAGGAAGCGAAGCGCGACTCACGCGTCTGCGTGATCACGGCCGCGATGAAAGAAGGCACCGGACTCGTTGAATTTGCGCAAGAGTGCCCTCAGCAGTTCTTTGACGTAGGAATCGCCGAAGGACATGCAGTGACATTCGCGGCTGGTTTAGCTGCCGAAGGGATGCGGCCGATCGCGGCAATCTACTCGACGTTTCTGCAGCGCGCCTACGACCATGTATTGCACGACTGCGGAATCCAACATCTGCCCGTGCTGTTGTGCATGGATCGCGGCGGATTAGTCGGTGAGGACGGCCCCACGCATCACGGCTGTTATGATCTTGGTTACCTCTCCACGATTCCGGGTATTGTTGTGTGCGCACCGCGTGACGGGCAGGAATTGCGCAACCTTATTCACACCGGACTGCATTGGCATGACGGCCCGTTCGCAGTTCGCTACCCGCGCGACAAAGCGCCGGACCATGTGCGCTGGGATGAACCGCCTGCGCTCCTGAAAGTCGGAAGCTGGGAAGTTCTGCGTGAAGGCAAGAAGGTCGCCGTCCTGGCGGTCGGCACGATGGTTGAGGCTGCACGCAAAGTGATTCTTGCAGAAGAATACAACGTAACTCTCGTGAATTGCCGGTTCGTCAAACCGATGGATGATATGCTGCTTGAACAGCTGCTGGACTCCCATGATGCCGTGTTGACCATTGAAGAAGGCACGGCCTTCGGCGGATTCGGGTCACAAGTGGCGATGTATCTCAAGTCCAATGGACACGAGCATCTCTTCCACGCACTGCACTTGCCGGACAGCTACATTGAACATGGATCGCGCACTCAGATTCTCGAAGTAGCCGGACTGTCGCCGCGGCATATATCAGAGGCCATCAACGGTCTCCTGCGCGCCGAACGGCCGACCAAGCAGGGAAGCGCCCCAAAAGACCTGATTACAAGCGGCCCTTCCCGTGGAGACGTGGAATGA